In Brevibacillus brevis NBRC 100599, a single genomic region encodes these proteins:
- a CDS encoding DUF58 domain-containing protein → MNQHLLDPSWLARLERMQMASRKAVSGSQAGKRRARQLGSSMEFADFRAYVPGDDLRQLDWNAYARSGKLFLKKYLDETELHVNLYIDCSRSMSYGQPNKITRAVEIAAALGYLSLCHLDHVSVYAFDSRITAALTGLQGKSQAHRLLSFLSSLREGGAGDIQTAMRQPGAVRGKAGTSIVLSDFLFESGYTEGIAYLQAARQEVTLVQVLSKEELSPEYAGELRLIDSETGQAKEASLTSLLMEEYHKSLQDYQRELSAFAYGRGIAFVSVEAEQSLESIVFHVFRQAGLIR, encoded by the coding sequence ATGAATCAACACCTGCTTGATCCGTCATGGCTCGCCAGACTGGAGCGAATGCAGATGGCTAGTCGCAAAGCGGTCAGCGGCAGCCAGGCAGGAAAGCGGAGGGCGAGACAGCTGGGCAGCTCCATGGAGTTCGCAGACTTTCGGGCGTATGTTCCCGGCGATGACTTGCGGCAGCTCGATTGGAATGCGTATGCCCGTTCAGGCAAGCTGTTTTTGAAAAAGTACTTGGATGAGACCGAGCTTCATGTGAACTTGTATATCGATTGCAGTCGTTCGATGAGCTACGGGCAACCGAACAAAATAACCCGTGCTGTCGAGATTGCTGCGGCTCTTGGCTATTTGTCCCTGTGTCACCTCGATCATGTGTCAGTCTATGCATTTGACAGCCGCATTACGGCAGCACTTACCGGGCTGCAGGGAAAGAGCCAGGCGCATCGCTTACTCAGTTTCCTATCTTCCCTGCGAGAAGGGGGAGCAGGTGATATACAAACCGCAATGCGCCAGCCCGGGGCTGTTAGGGGCAAAGCTGGCACATCCATCGTGCTGTCGGACTTTTTGTTTGAGTCAGGCTATACGGAAGGCATCGCGTATTTGCAGGCGGCCAGACAAGAGGTCACGCTGGTCCAGGTGCTTTCCAAAGAAGAGCTTTCGCCCGAGTATGCGGGAGAGCTGCGGTTGATCGATTCAGAGACCGGGCAGGCAAAAGAAGCATCCTTGACCAGCCTTTTGATGGAAGAGTATCACAAGAGCTTGCAAGATTATCAACGAGAACTGTCCGCGTTTGCTTATGGAAGAGGAATCGCCTTCGTGTCTGTAGAGGCAGAACAATCTCTGGAATCGATTGTCTTCCATGTCTTTCGTCAGGCCGGCTTGATTCGCTAG
- a CDS encoding vWA domain-containing protein, whose protein sequence is MQWMGLGNLWFALIIPAIIVLYLLKRKVEDRVIPSTLLWQRTLQNWEAVKPWERLRRNLLLLLQLLAACLLVLALIRPAVPTEGITSDHTILVVDTSGSMMAKEGNETRLKRAVSQAKALVEKLGSTQTMTLIEAGREPNVLVSKSADKEPLLQAIEKLAPFSGTSDQIAALSLAGAIAENEPGSGVVWMGDGSGERKLDGGSVPAFSGSFQFMQMGSTRENTSIGVFVTQPTEKGVEGLLRVDNHGSMPAKGKVTVFDEQDKLLDTDSFAIGAGSSQTFSFQKLAVSSVYRAVIEPEQDGLSQDNVMWSVPFAAGKGKAALYSPEGNRFLHQVLQTVGSLEVETIQQAPDAAADARDLWVFDGVVPDQLPKGNLLLIAPNKKTEWLPLAGEKELDQQPRPVSPDDPLLKHVDWRDVHIAKGYALDEMPGMKPLVRAGDVDLVRAGIIDGRRIVIIGFDLHASDFPLRPAFPIFMQNVVNWLSPGQTAPIPMAHPGEVLTLPLSPGATARTLTYPNGHQQSLTEDATSKTMQLPELTGLYRLDEEVDTGTKSTYFPVQMNEGESNITPKSLSVARKNAEEQKESEEATETDTTGALGTKELTYWLAAFALLVLLVEWRVYQRGY, encoded by the coding sequence ATGCAGTGGATGGGTTTGGGCAACTTGTGGTTTGCGCTGATAATCCCGGCCATCATCGTCCTTTACCTGCTCAAGCGAAAAGTAGAGGATCGTGTCATACCTAGTACACTCCTGTGGCAGCGCACGTTGCAAAACTGGGAAGCGGTGAAACCGTGGGAAAGGCTGCGGCGCAACCTGTTGTTGCTGCTGCAACTACTCGCTGCCTGCTTGCTCGTGCTGGCCTTGATCCGACCGGCCGTGCCCACTGAGGGAATCACATCGGACCATACGATTTTGGTCGTGGATACATCAGGGAGCATGATGGCGAAGGAAGGAAACGAGACGCGGCTGAAACGAGCCGTTTCACAGGCAAAAGCACTGGTAGAGAAGCTGGGAAGCACACAGACGATGACCCTCATTGAGGCAGGGCGTGAGCCAAATGTTTTAGTTTCCAAAAGTGCAGACAAAGAGCCGCTCTTGCAAGCCATCGAAAAGCTTGCGCCTTTTTCCGGGACATCCGATCAAATCGCAGCCTTGTCTTTGGCAGGAGCCATTGCAGAGAATGAACCAGGCAGTGGAGTGGTTTGGATGGGGGACGGAAGCGGGGAACGCAAGCTGGATGGAGGCTCAGTCCCTGCCTTTTCCGGAAGCTTTCAGTTCATGCAGATGGGAAGCACCCGGGAGAATACGTCAATCGGTGTTTTTGTGACCCAACCTACGGAAAAAGGGGTAGAGGGACTGCTGCGGGTGGACAATCACGGCAGTATGCCTGCAAAAGGAAAAGTCACGGTTTTTGATGAGCAAGATAAGCTGCTGGATACCGATTCTTTTGCGATTGGGGCGGGTAGCTCCCAGACATTTTCGTTTCAGAAGCTGGCGGTGTCTAGCGTCTATCGTGCAGTCATCGAACCGGAGCAGGACGGACTTTCCCAGGATAATGTCATGTGGAGTGTTCCATTCGCTGCCGGGAAGGGAAAAGCAGCATTGTATTCGCCAGAGGGGAACCGCTTTCTCCATCAAGTATTGCAAACAGTCGGGAGTCTTGAGGTGGAAACGATTCAGCAGGCACCGGATGCTGCGGCTGATGCGCGTGACTTGTGGGTTTTTGACGGAGTCGTGCCAGACCAGCTACCAAAAGGAAACCTTTTGTTGATTGCTCCGAACAAGAAAACAGAGTGGTTGCCACTTGCCGGAGAAAAAGAGCTAGATCAACAGCCAAGGCCAGTTTCCCCGGATGACCCGCTGCTCAAGCACGTAGATTGGCGAGATGTGCACATCGCCAAAGGATACGCATTGGACGAGATGCCTGGTATGAAGCCATTGGTACGCGCAGGCGATGTCGATCTGGTCAGAGCCGGGATCATAGACGGTCGACGAATAGTCATTATCGGATTTGATTTGCATGCATCGGACTTCCCGCTGCGTCCTGCTTTTCCGATTTTTATGCAAAATGTCGTCAACTGGCTGTCACCTGGTCAAACAGCCCCAATCCCTATGGCACATCCGGGAGAAGTCTTGACCCTCCCACTCTCACCGGGAGCGACAGCACGTACCTTGACGTATCCGAATGGACATCAGCAGTCTCTTACGGAGGACGCCACGTCCAAAACGATGCAGCTACCGGAGTTAACCGGATTGTATCGCCTTGATGAAGAGGTAGATACAGGCACCAAAAGTACGTATTTTCCTGTCCAAATGAATGAGGGAGAATCGAACATTACACCAAAGTCCTTGAGCGTTGCCCGGAAGAATGCCGAAGAGCAAAAGGAGAGTGAGGAAGCAACAGAGACTGACACGACAGGAGCACTGGGAACGAAGGAGCTGACCTATTGGTTGGCAGCTTTTGCTCTCTTGGTGTTATTGGTGGAATGGAGGGTGTATCAGCGTGGGTATTAA
- a CDS encoding ABC transporter permease: MSDLRRFHNPVLFNEWKMRMRTNRSPWIILLYLLVLGAMTLTIIFFMTNGGSYYNPNDTRELFMMLSVFQLGMIGFVVPGLTAGVISGERERQTLSVLLTTNVSATRLILGKWLASLSFMSFLVIATIPLYAIVFLYGGISPAQVIKVFGFYIITMFGIGSIGVLMSTLIKRTGISTVVTYAVVFGSAIGSSILAEIIKEFIRYQRRTGNMPSATMPDWPNLMHNFNPLFAMLNIFEEGPQIRIGNVDPYAVYCLFFGVITLFCLLLSIYLIQPVKPRLRKVKEEQ; this comes from the coding sequence ATGAGCGACTTGAGACGATTTCACAACCCTGTCTTGTTCAATGAATGGAAAATGCGGATGCGGACCAATCGGTCACCGTGGATCATCCTGTTATATTTGCTCGTTTTGGGCGCAATGACGCTCACGATCATTTTCTTTATGACAAACGGTGGCAGTTATTACAACCCGAATGATACACGGGAGCTGTTCATGATGTTGTCTGTATTTCAGCTTGGGATGATCGGCTTCGTCGTGCCGGGACTGACGGCAGGTGTGATTTCCGGTGAACGCGAACGCCAGACGTTGAGTGTGCTGTTGACCACGAATGTTAGCGCCACACGATTGATTTTAGGCAAATGGCTGGCATCGCTCAGCTTCATGAGCTTTCTGGTCATTGCGACCATCCCCCTCTATGCCATCGTCTTTTTGTATGGGGGAATTTCACCTGCACAAGTAATCAAGGTGTTTGGCTTTTACATCATTACGATGTTCGGTATCGGCAGCATTGGTGTGCTTATGTCCACGCTGATCAAACGGACTGGTATCTCTACGGTTGTCACTTATGCCGTGGTGTTCGGATCTGCGATCGGGTCGAGCATACTGGCGGAAATTATCAAAGAGTTCATTCGGTACCAGCGTCGGACCGGTAACATGCCATCCGCGACTATGCCAGACTGGCCCAATCTCATGCATAATTTTAACCCATTGTTTGCGATGTTGAACATTTTTGAAGAAGGGCCGCAGATCAGGATTGGGAATGTGGACCCGTACGCAGTTTACTGTCTGTTTTTCGGGGTCATTACATTGTTCTGCCTGTTACTCTCCATTTATCTCATTCAGCCAGTGAAACCGAGATTGCGCAAAGTAAAAGAGGAGCAATAA
- a CDS encoding VWA domain-containing protein → MGINFIQPLFLLLLLPVAYVIISWWRHQRQMPIGRKATIATIRSLLFLLLVLALAGTQLLTPVQAKTIVFVVDRSASMKDDPRVLSFLREAVGQKQAADKYAVIAIGAEAAVDQPMTIRQEVQPLGVDVNRNATNLAEGIRLASAMIPTNARGKVVLLTDGLETSGDAARQTRLARERGIAVEAVSLQQPNGDEVVLTSVQVPQRLYAGEEYGITVDVESTITTEAILRLYEGNREAGQQTVQIGKGNNRFVFSQKAMQQGFHRYRVEIEPRQDTVAANNQATAYTQVAGAPVVLVAEGHPGAASNLIQALEAGNIKVELRDLALLPKELEGYKQFASIVLADVPATSMTDADMERMRTAVRDLGIGLIMTGGKDSFGMGGWFQTPIEEALPVHMDLKGKEQLPSLGLQLVIDKSGSMSSDARGADKMALAREAAIRATTMMNAQDYIGVIAFDDTPWDVVAPQSVTKLDEIQQQISRIQADGGTDIFPALQLGYERVKAMNTQRKHVILLTDGQSALDDDYEGLLQQMTAENITVSTVALGDDSDRGLLEMIAELGKGRYYFANDAESIPKIFSKETALASRTFIVEKPQVPGYTGLGAWPTLKQALPPVRAYIATTPKQTAESSLMSADDDPILSRWQYGLGRSVAWTSDLEGKWSPDWVAWGGNSRLWNEIVAWTFPQITEGAWKTTTSMNGAKGNVKVTMPAGKSMPQEMEAVVLNQEMKREVIKLKPVAPGVMEGEFETADPGTYMIQISQKNRGQVTASQTTGLTVSYSPEYGIHADGEKRLQEWLSAGGGNQIIKPEEAFGGTLPDKWDTQSISEWLLMLAALLLPIDIAVRRLQLPDQWWARLSSLWRLRKSTSADSEQQAVLSRLGEKRSATRRTREERTDDQNVVSAPLIHPVGTAGNRVKPAAVKNEQVKEKQEKQTQPDEALNRLLAAKNRKKSR, encoded by the coding sequence GTGGGTATTAACTTTATACAGCCGCTATTCCTGTTGTTATTGCTTCCTGTTGCGTATGTCATCATCAGCTGGTGGCGACATCAAAGGCAAATGCCAATCGGCAGAAAGGCAACAATTGCTACTATTCGTTCGCTCTTGTTCCTCCTTCTGGTTTTGGCGTTGGCAGGGACACAGCTGCTGACACCTGTTCAGGCGAAAACGATTGTGTTTGTTGTAGATCGATCGGCTTCCATGAAGGACGATCCGCGAGTTCTTTCCTTTTTGCGGGAGGCGGTCGGTCAAAAGCAGGCAGCGGATAAGTATGCTGTCATTGCAATAGGTGCAGAGGCGGCGGTCGATCAACCGATGACGATACGCCAAGAGGTACAGCCATTGGGCGTGGATGTCAACCGGAATGCAACCAATTTGGCAGAGGGAATCCGATTGGCGTCTGCCATGATCCCTACCAATGCCAGAGGAAAAGTCGTTTTGCTAACAGATGGTCTGGAAACAAGCGGAGATGCGGCACGGCAGACGAGACTGGCGAGGGAGCGAGGAATCGCTGTAGAGGCTGTTTCCTTGCAGCAGCCAAACGGGGATGAGGTCGTCCTTACATCTGTACAGGTGCCACAAAGACTGTATGCGGGAGAGGAATACGGCATCACTGTTGATGTGGAGAGTACGATAACGACCGAAGCTATCCTTCGCCTGTATGAAGGCAATCGCGAGGCTGGCCAGCAAACGGTACAGATTGGCAAAGGCAACAATCGCTTCGTTTTTTCGCAAAAAGCGATGCAGCAGGGTTTCCATCGCTATCGTGTGGAAATCGAGCCACGACAAGATACCGTAGCGGCGAACAATCAGGCAACAGCCTATACGCAGGTAGCCGGGGCACCAGTTGTACTCGTAGCCGAAGGGCATCCAGGTGCCGCCAGCAACCTCATTCAAGCGCTGGAAGCAGGCAATATCAAGGTAGAGCTACGCGATCTCGCACTGCTGCCAAAGGAGCTTGAGGGCTACAAGCAATTTGCCTCCATTGTACTGGCAGATGTGCCCGCTACGAGCATGACTGATGCGGATATGGAACGCATGCGGACTGCTGTACGTGATTTAGGCATTGGTTTGATCATGACAGGCGGTAAAGATAGCTTTGGTATGGGTGGCTGGTTCCAGACACCAATCGAAGAGGCATTACCTGTTCACATGGATTTAAAAGGGAAGGAACAGCTCCCTTCGCTCGGACTTCAGCTGGTCATCGACAAGTCGGGCAGCATGAGCTCCGATGCCAGAGGTGCGGATAAGATGGCACTAGCTAGGGAAGCCGCGATACGAGCGACAACCATGATGAATGCACAGGACTACATCGGGGTAATCGCATTTGACGACACACCATGGGATGTCGTAGCTCCACAATCTGTCACGAAGCTGGATGAAATCCAACAGCAGATCAGCAGAATTCAAGCGGATGGCGGGACCGATATTTTCCCTGCCTTGCAACTGGGCTACGAACGTGTAAAGGCGATGAACACACAGCGTAAGCACGTGATCTTGCTCACAGATGGGCAGTCTGCACTCGACGACGATTACGAGGGCCTGCTCCAACAAATGACGGCTGAAAATATTACTGTTTCAACAGTGGCGCTTGGGGATGATTCAGATAGGGGGCTGCTGGAGATGATTGCCGAGTTAGGAAAAGGCAGATACTATTTTGCAAATGATGCCGAATCCATCCCGAAAATCTTCAGTAAAGAAACAGCCTTAGCCAGCCGCACGTTTATTGTGGAGAAGCCTCAAGTACCAGGCTATACAGGCTTGGGAGCTTGGCCTACGCTGAAGCAAGCATTGCCTCCGGTGCGAGCGTATATTGCAACAACACCGAAGCAAACAGCCGAATCATCCTTGATGAGTGCTGACGATGATCCGATTCTCTCACGCTGGCAGTACGGTCTGGGGCGTTCTGTCGCCTGGACGAGTGATCTGGAAGGGAAGTGGTCACCGGACTGGGTGGCTTGGGGAGGAAACAGCCGTCTGTGGAACGAAATCGTGGCATGGACTTTCCCACAGATTACAGAAGGCGCTTGGAAGACGACCACGAGCATGAACGGCGCCAAAGGCAATGTGAAGGTTACGATGCCAGCTGGTAAAAGCATGCCTCAAGAGATGGAGGCAGTCGTTCTCAACCAAGAGATGAAGCGAGAGGTCATCAAGCTTAAGCCGGTTGCTCCCGGTGTCATGGAGGGTGAATTCGAGACGGCTGATCCGGGCACGTACATGATTCAGATCTCACAAAAAAATCGAGGCCAAGTCACGGCGAGCCAAACGACAGGCTTGACCGTTTCCTATTCACCCGAATACGGGATACATGCCGATGGTGAGAAGCGACTTCAAGAGTGGTTAAGTGCTGGTGGAGGGAATCAGATCATCAAGCCGGAAGAAGCTTTTGGTGGCACGCTTCCCGATAAATGGGACACACAGTCAATCAGTGAGTGGTTACTGATGTTGGCGGCGTTGCTGCTGCCGATCGATATCGCCGTTCGTCGTCTGCAGTTGCCAGATCAATGGTGGGCAAGGCTTTCCAGTCTATGGAGATTGCGCAAGTCCACGTCTGCCGATTCTGAACAACAGGCAGTATTGTCTCGCCTCGGCGAGAAGCGCTCAGCAACAAGACGGACACGCGAAGAGCGGACAGATGACCAGAACGTCGTATCTGCTCCCCTTATTCATCCGGTAGGAACGGCTGGAAATCGGGTGAAGCCAGCGGCAGTCAAGAACGAGCAGGTAAAAGAGAAACAGGAGAAGCAAACACAGCCTGACGAAGCGCTAAACAGACTATTGGCGGCCAAGAACCGGAAAAAGTCTCGGTAA
- a CDS encoding multicopper oxidase family protein, with protein MADFEVLAGIHQGLFLVLLIVMLVPTIMANQLVFRPTKRAFISSARITLCFLWSALFVFAGHLVMTWVLFESFGWLYIKDKLLGFLPFIFVPLLFCLLSTFPRLWELTGKGGRDSRHSQVDTDYTRILLQEKNVRPVKANSPDLDDTLDAEWRGDASCPELLVPLQATVLGCLIALFLQVFFPAVTLEPSILFLAWGVLLAGVSLLWIQQSWQHQYHSTAENWVKPRRLLRFIRFAVLFLMTALLATIWGNQAMIASRLPDHPSLGAQNQDDHALPDFVFPVRASAYSMPSTEKPRSIDVSTKSNQENPDRTFSLNAQKTTIRQASGKTLEAWTLNGQYPGPEMRMKQGELVEITLLNEDISEGIDIHWHGMQTPASNDRLAKGEKSVLRFRAEQTGTYWYHSHQQIPGQVVNGLFGALVIEAADATTTGKPIRDIAMIHHKDEKAGATLNGSDTQKIETVTPGTTVRLRFINAENAPVTYLLQGTPFQVVAIDGTEVNEPNLIANQALQPGGGGRYDIQFTMPNRPVLFAPAANQHDKGLLLSPDGSKDAVPFLNAELSVFDPARYGSPTALPFDLSSHFDREYQLLIDSQYGFYDGKFERLSTVNGDLLPDTRMMLEEGDLIKLTFVNRSFQDQSLYLHGHHMLILSRDGKKVTGSQWWTDTLQIAPGETYEVAFRANNSGVSMKENLPKDETAFGIAIPLVYEVHLQKENSSP; from the coding sequence ATGGCTGATTTTGAAGTGCTTGCCGGGATTCATCAAGGATTGTTTCTGGTCCTTCTCATCGTCATGCTGGTCCCTACAATCATGGCAAACCAGCTCGTTTTCCGTCCGACGAAACGGGCTTTCATAAGCAGTGCTCGCATCACTTTATGTTTTTTATGGTCGGCCCTTTTTGTCTTTGCAGGGCATTTGGTGATGACGTGGGTTTTGTTTGAATCCTTTGGCTGGCTTTACATAAAGGATAAGCTGCTTGGCTTTTTACCTTTTATTTTTGTTCCATTGCTTTTCTGCCTGCTCTCTACTTTTCCACGTCTGTGGGAGTTAACCGGAAAAGGAGGCAGAGATTCGAGACATTCACAAGTAGATACGGATTATACCCGAATTTTGTTACAAGAGAAAAATGTTCGACCTGTAAAAGCAAACTCCCCTGACCTAGACGACACGTTAGATGCAGAGTGGCGAGGAGACGCATCTTGCCCCGAATTGCTTGTTCCGTTGCAAGCTACCGTCTTGGGTTGTCTAATTGCACTCTTCCTTCAAGTCTTTTTTCCTGCTGTTACGTTGGAACCGTCCATTTTATTTCTTGCTTGGGGTGTATTATTAGCTGGGGTCTCCCTGCTTTGGATTCAGCAATCGTGGCAGCATCAATACCACTCCACTGCGGAAAACTGGGTAAAACCGCGCCGTCTGCTCCGCTTCATCCGTTTTGCCGTGTTGTTCCTGATGACCGCTTTACTTGCAACGATCTGGGGAAATCAAGCGATGATAGCGAGCCGCCTTCCCGACCATCCATCCTTGGGAGCTCAGAATCAGGACGATCACGCTCTCCCCGATTTCGTTTTCCCTGTAAGGGCAAGTGCCTATTCAATGCCTTCCACAGAGAAACCTAGAAGTATCGATGTATCAACAAAATCAAACCAAGAAAACCCTGATCGAACGTTTTCGCTGAACGCACAGAAAACAACCATCCGTCAGGCATCAGGCAAAACTCTAGAAGCATGGACCCTGAACGGACAATATCCAGGACCTGAGATGCGTATGAAGCAAGGTGAGCTCGTGGAAATCACCCTGCTGAACGAGGATATATCCGAAGGGATAGACATCCACTGGCATGGCATGCAGACTCCCGCTAGCAATGATCGCCTTGCAAAAGGAGAAAAATCTGTGTTGCGTTTTCGTGCAGAACAAACAGGAACGTATTGGTACCATTCTCATCAGCAAATTCCTGGGCAAGTAGTGAACGGGTTATTCGGTGCCCTTGTGATCGAGGCAGCCGATGCAACGACTACAGGCAAACCCATCCGCGACATCGCCATGATTCATCATAAGGATGAAAAGGCAGGCGCGACGTTAAACGGCTCAGATACGCAAAAAATCGAAACAGTTACTCCTGGCACAACAGTTCGCCTTCGCTTTATAAACGCCGAAAATGCTCCTGTCACCTATTTGCTGCAAGGAACTCCTTTTCAGGTAGTAGCAATAGACGGAACCGAGGTAAACGAACCGAATTTGATTGCCAATCAAGCCTTGCAACCGGGTGGAGGCGGTCGATACGACATTCAGTTTACGATGCCGAATCGTCCCGTGCTATTTGCTCCAGCTGCCAACCAGCATGACAAGGGGCTGCTCTTAAGTCCAGACGGGTCCAAAGACGCTGTACCCTTCTTAAACGCAGAGCTTTCCGTCTTTGACCCTGCACGTTACGGTAGTCCGACTGCCCTTCCTTTTGATCTCTCTTCCCATTTTGATCGGGAATATCAACTGCTCATTGATAGTCAGTATGGTTTTTATGACGGTAAATTCGAGCGATTGTCGACTGTAAATGGCGACTTGCTTCCTGATACCCGGATGATGCTTGAAGAGGGCGATCTCATAAAGCTAACCTTCGTCAACCGCAGCTTCCAGGATCAATCGCTGTATCTGCACGGCCATCACATGCTCATCTTGAGCCGGGACGGCAAAAAGGTTACGGGAAGTCAATGGTGGACGGATACTCTCCAGATAGCGCCGGGTGAAACCTATGAAGTTGCTTTCCGCGCGAATAATTCTGGTGTATCGATGAAAGAGAACCTTCCTAAAGATGAAACTGCTTTTGGTATCGCAATCCCGCTTGTGTATGAAGTGCATCTCCAAAAAGAAAACAGCAGTCCGTAG
- a CDS encoding class I SAM-dependent methyltransferase — MEKKDWIKSFQEEVEAPFSGWDFARLTATGRMQDAPLGWNYVNLVKKNMQGISSMLEMGTGGGELFSTLAPFPLETYATEGYEPNVAVAKANLEPLGVRVLPVDGEEILPFEDQSLDLIINRHEAYLPSEIKRLLKPGGTFVTQQVGGQDNLELNRLLDAPIPPDYLHWNLAYAVNELEEAGLTIVEQREEMGFSRFYDIGAIVYYLKAIEWQIRDFTVEKYTQALLDLHQKIEAAGYIDIPTHRFLVITQQKS, encoded by the coding sequence ATGGAAAAGAAGGATTGGATCAAAAGCTTTCAAGAGGAAGTAGAGGCACCATTTTCTGGGTGGGATTTTGCCAGATTGACTGCGACAGGCAGGATGCAGGATGCACCACTTGGATGGAACTATGTAAACCTCGTGAAAAAGAACATGCAAGGGATCAGCTCTATGCTGGAAATGGGAACAGGTGGTGGAGAACTGTTTTCTACGCTTGCGCCGTTCCCTTTGGAGACGTATGCGACAGAAGGCTATGAGCCGAATGTAGCGGTGGCAAAAGCCAATTTGGAGCCCCTGGGTGTTCGTGTGTTACCGGTAGACGGGGAAGAAATACTGCCTTTCGAAGATCAGTCACTTGACTTGATTATCAATCGACATGAAGCTTATTTGCCTTCTGAAATAAAACGCCTGTTGAAGCCAGGGGGCACATTTGTTACCCAGCAAGTAGGCGGTCAAGACAATCTCGAGCTGAATCGATTGCTGGACGCTCCCATTCCGCCAGATTACTTGCACTGGAATCTAGCCTATGCAGTGAACGAACTGGAGGAAGCTGGTCTTACGATTGTGGAGCAAAGAGAGGAAATGGGTTTTTCGCGTTTTTACGACATAGGTGCCATTGTTTACTACCTGAAGGCTATCGAATGGCAGATTCGCGACTTTACTGTTGAAAAGTATACTCAAGCCTTGCTCGATCTGCACCAGAAAATCGAAGCGGCTGGTTATATCGATATTCCTACCCATCGCTTTCTCGTGATCACCCAACAAAAGTCCTAA
- a CDS encoding AAA family ATPase, translating into MAQQTLEDCLQRVELVRQEIGKVLVGQKEVVEQLLWAVFAGGHALLEGVPGLGKTLLVRTLSQAFELSFQRIQFTPDLMPTDITGTNILLVDEKGQQSFQFQHGPIFAHVVLADEINRATPKTQSALLEAMQERTVSAGGVTRPLPDPFFVLATQNPLEQEGTYPLPEAQMDRFLLKIDVPYPTEEELKMIVRQTTTSQVITVEKVASAEQIAEIQQAAREVLVADAVLDYAVKLLLATHPSQQAIASVNKYVRNGAGPRGVQAIVSLAKVRALLAGRYNLAYEDVTAVALPALRHRIFLNFEGEANGIRPDRVIMDILDELGTQKV; encoded by the coding sequence ATGGCGCAGCAAACGCTAGAGGATTGCTTGCAGCGAGTAGAGCTTGTCAGGCAGGAAATTGGAAAGGTATTGGTAGGACAAAAAGAGGTGGTCGAGCAACTTCTGTGGGCCGTGTTTGCAGGAGGACATGCGCTTTTGGAAGGCGTACCCGGATTGGGCAAAACGTTGCTTGTTCGGACACTATCCCAAGCCTTCGAGCTGTCGTTTCAGCGGATTCAGTTCACTCCGGACCTGATGCCGACAGACATTACTGGAACGAACATCCTGTTGGTCGACGAGAAGGGACAGCAGTCCTTCCAATTCCAACATGGGCCGATCTTCGCTCACGTTGTGCTGGCTGACGAAATCAACCGGGCGACGCCAAAGACGCAAAGCGCCCTATTGGAGGCCATGCAGGAGCGAACCGTTTCAGCTGGAGGAGTGACTCGTCCGCTGCCGGATCCGTTCTTTGTTCTCGCGACCCAGAACCCACTGGAGCAGGAAGGGACATACCCGTTGCCAGAAGCGCAAATGGATCGCTTTTTATTGAAGATCGACGTGCCGTATCCGACCGAAGAAGAACTGAAAATGATCGTGCGGCAAACGACCACGAGCCAGGTGATCACCGTGGAAAAAGTGGCCTCAGCCGAGCAGATTGCTGAGATTCAGCAGGCAGCGCGTGAAGTGCTGGTAGCTGATGCGGTACTAGATTACGCCGTGAAGCTGCTTTTAGCGACGCATCCGAGCCAACAGGCAATTGCTTCGGTGAACAAATATGTGCGCAACGGTGCTGGTCCGCGTGGCGTGCAGGCGATTGTCTCCTTGGCAAAAGTACGTGCATTACTGGCTGGGCGATACAATCTGGCGTACGAGGACGTGACAGCAGTTGCTTTGCCAGCGTTGCGCCACCGCATTTTCCTCAATTTTGAAGGCGAGGCAAACGGCATCCGACCAGACCGCGTCATTATGGATATTTTGGACGAACTGGGGACGCAAAAGGTATGA